The Onychomys torridus chromosome 4, mOncTor1.1, whole genome shotgun sequence genome includes a window with the following:
- the Kcna4 gene encoding potassium voltage-gated channel subfamily A member 4 — MEVAMVSAESSGCNSHMPYGYAAQARARERERLAHSRAAAAAAVAAATAAVEGTGGSGGGPHHHHQTRGSYSSHDPQGSRGSRRRRRQRTEKKKLHHRQSSFPHCSDLMPSGSEEKILRELSEEEEDEEEEEEEEEEGRFYYSEDDHGDGCSYTDLLPQDDGGGGGYSSVRYSDCCERVVINVSGLRFETQMKTLAQFPETLLGDPEKRTQYFDPLRNEYFFDRNRPSFDAILYYYQSGGRLKRPVNVPFDIFTEEVKFYQLGEEALLKFREDEGFVREEEDRALPENEFKKQIWLLFEYPESSSPARGIAIVSVLVILISIVIFCLETLPEFRDDRDLIMALSAGGHSRLLNDTSASHLENSGHTIFNDPFFIVETVCIVWFSFEFVVRCFACPSQALFFKNIMNIIDIVSILPYFITLGTDLAQQQGGGNGQQQQAMSFAILRIIRLVRVFRIFKLSRHSKGLQILGHTLRASMRELGLLIFFLFIGVILFSSAVYFAEADEPTTHFQSIPDAFWWAVVTMTTVGYGDMKPITVGGKIVGSLCAIAGVLTIALPVPVIVSNFNYFYHRETENEEQTQLTQNAVSCPYLPSNLLKKFRSSTSSSLGDKSEYLEMEEGVKESLCGKEEKCQGKGDDSETDKNNCSNAKAVETDV, encoded by the coding sequence ATGGAGGTTGCAATGGTGAGTGCAGAGAGCTCAGGGTGCAACAGTCATATGCCTTATGGTTATGCAGCCCAGGCCCGGGCCCGAGAGCGGGAGAGACTTGCTCACTCCagggcagctgcagctgctgctgtggCAGCTGCCACGGCTGCTGTTGAAGGCACTGGGGGTTCTGGTGGAGGcccccatcatcaccaccagACGCGAGGGTCCTATTCCTCCCATGATCCTCAAGGTAGCCGAGGGAGTCGGAGGCGTCGTCGTCAGCGAACTGAAAAGAAGAAGCTCCACCATCGGCAGAGCAGTTTTCCTCATTGCTCAGACTTGATGCCCAGCGGCTCTGAAGAGAAGATCTTGAGGGAGCtgagtgaggaagaggaagatgaggaggaggaagaagaggaggaagaggagggaaggtttTACTATAGTGAAGATGACCATGGGGATGGGTGTTCATACACAGACCTGCTGCCACAGgatgatgggggtggtggtggctacAGTTCAGTCCGCTACAGCGATTGCTGTGAACGTGTGGTGATAAATGTGTCCGGTCTACGCTTTGAAACCCAAATGAAAACTTTGGCCCAGTTTCCAGAAACTCTGTTGGGAGACCCTGAGAAGAGGACTCAGTACTTCGACCCTTTGCGCAATGAGTATTTTTTTGATAGGAACCGACCCAGCTTTGATGCCATTTTATATTATTACCAGTCAGGAGGCCGCCTGAAGAGGCCAGTCAATGTCCCCTTTGATATCTTTACTGAGGAGGTGAAGTTCTATCAGTTGGGAGAGGAAGCCCTGCTCAAGTTCCGCGAGGATGAGGGCTTtgtgagagaagaggaggacaggGCTCTGCCagagaatgaatttaaaaaacagatttggCTTCTCTTTGAATATCCAGAGAGTTCTAGCCCTGCCAGGGGCATAGCCATTGTATCTGTCCTGGTCATCTTAATCTCTATTGTCATATTTTGCCTGGAAACCTTGCCTGAGTTCAGAGACGATAGAGATCTCATCATGGCCCTGAGTGCAGGTGGGCACAGCAGATTATTGAATGACACATCGGCATCCCACCTGGAGAACTCAGGGCACACAATATTCAATGACCCTTTCTTCATCGTGGAGACAGTGTGTATTGTGTggttttcctttgagtttgtggTTCGATGCTTTGCTTGCCCCAGCCAAGCTCTGTTCTTCAAAAACATCATGAACATCATTGATATTGTCTCCATTTTGCCTTACTTCATCACTCTGGGCACTGATCTGGCCCAGCAGCAAGGAGGTGGCAatggccagcagcagcaggccATGTCCTTTGCCATCCTCAGGATCATTCGTCTGGTTCGAGTATTCCGGATCTTCAAACTCTCCAGACACTCAAAAGGCCTGCAGATCCTGGGCCACACCCTTAGAGCCAGCATGCGGGAACTGGGCCTCCTTATCTTTTTCCTCTTCATCGGGGTCATTCTCTTTTCCAGTGCTGTATATTTTGCAGAGGCAGATGAACCCACTACCCACTTCCAAAGCATCCCGGATGCGTTTTGGTGGGCTGTGGTAACCATGACAACTGTGGGCTACGGGGACATGAAGCCCATCACAGTGGGAGGAAAGATTGTGGGGTCCCTGTGTGCCATTGCGGGTGTCTTAACCATTGCTTTGCCTGTGCCGGTGATTGTGTCTAACTTTAACTATTTCTACCACAGAGAGACTGAAAATGAGGAGCAGACCCAGCTGACACAAAATGCAGTTAGTTGTCCATACCTCCCGTCTAATTTGCTCAAGAAATTTCGGAGCTCCACTTCTTCTTCTCTGGGGGACAAGTCAGAGTATCTAGAGATGGAAGAAGGGGTTAAGGAATCTCTCTGTGGAAAGGAAGAGAAGTGTCAGGGAAAGGGGGATGATAGTGAGACAGATAAAAACAATTGTTCTAatgcaaaggctgtggagaccgaTGTGTGA